The proteins below are encoded in one region of Paracoccus methylovorus:
- a CDS encoding OmpA family protein — protein sequence MKTRISLLLASAGVIAISACTTDPNQPQQMSRTQQGAVAGAVVGGLLGAGESRTRAVQGAIVGAAAGAVGGSILDQQQRALQQSLNNPSIQIVNHGTHLSVVMPESTLFATSSAAVGPQGQNDLYTIARNLNQYPNSRIQVVGHTDSTGSVAYNQDLSERRARSVAGILTAGGVSQARITTVGRAATQPVASNDTAAGRAQNRRVEILITPTN from the coding sequence ATGAAGACCCGTATTTCGCTGCTTCTCGCCTCTGCCGGCGTGATCGCCATCAGCGCCTGCACAACGGATCCAAATCAACCCCAACAGATGAGCCGCACCCAGCAGGGCGCCGTTGCCGGTGCCGTTGTAGGCGGCTTGCTCGGCGCGGGCGAAAGCCGCACCAGGGCCGTGCAGGGCGCGATCGTTGGCGCGGCAGCAGGAGCCGTCGGCGGCTCGATCCTCGACCAGCAGCAACGCGCGCTGCAACAGTCGCTGAACAATCCCAGCATCCAGATCGTCAATCACGGCACCCACCTGTCGGTTGTCATGCCCGAATCGACGCTTTTCGCGACCAGTTCGGCCGCCGTGGGCCCGCAGGGTCAGAACGACCTCTACACCATCGCGCGTAACCTGAACCAATATCCGAACAGCCGCATCCAGGTCGTCGGCCATACCGACAGCACCGGCTCGGTAGCCTATAACCAGGATCTGTCGGAACGCCGGGCACGTTCGGTCGCCGGCATCCTCACCGCTGGTGGCGTCTCGCAAGCACGCATCACCACCGTCGGTCGCGCCGCGACCCAGCCGGTCGCATCGAACGACACCGCGGCTGGCCGCGCGCAAAACCGGCGCGTGGAAATCCTGATTACGCCGACCAACTGA
- a CDS encoding F0F1 ATP synthase subunit C: MENLGQLGQYLGAGLACVGMAGAAMGVGNVAGNYLAGALRNPSAAASQTATLFIGMAFAEALGIFSFLVALLLLFAV; this comes from the coding sequence ATGGAAAATCTGGGTCAACTGGGACAGTATCTCGGCGCCGGTCTGGCTTGCGTCGGCATGGCGGGCGCCGCCATGGGTGTGGGCAACGTGGCCGGCAACTACCTGGCGGGCGCCCTGCGCAATCCGTCGGCCGCTGCCTCGCAGACTGCTACGCTGTTCATCGGCATGGCCTTTGCAGAAGCTCTGGGCATCTTTTCGTTCCTGGTCGCTCTGCTGCTGCTGTTCGCAGTCTGA
- a CDS encoding F0F1 ATP synthase subunit A, whose amino-acid sequence MAEEEAGGLVFHPMDQFVVKPLFGEGSVNWYTPTNATLWMALAALAITALLVFGTRGRAIVPNRVQSIAELLYGMVHKMVEDVTGKDGLKYFPYVMTLFCFILFANFLGLIPKSFSPTSHIAVTAVLAVLVFVGVTVLGFVKNGAHFLGLFWVSSAPLALRPVLAVIELISYFVRPVSHSIRLAGNIMAGHAVIKVFAAFAAIATIAPISVVAITAMYGLEVLVCLIQAYVFTILTCVYLKDALHPAH is encoded by the coding sequence ATGGCAGAAGAAGAAGCAGGTGGTCTGGTTTTCCATCCGATGGATCAGTTCGTCGTCAAACCGCTGTTTGGCGAAGGTTCGGTGAACTGGTACACGCCGACAAATGCGACGCTGTGGATGGCGCTGGCGGCGCTGGCGATCACCGCGCTTCTGGTTTTCGGCACCCGTGGCCGGGCCATCGTACCGAACCGGGTCCAGTCCATCGCTGAACTGCTTTATGGCATGGTTCACAAGATGGTCGAGGACGTGACCGGCAAGGACGGGCTGAAATATTTCCCCTATGTGATGACGCTGTTCTGCTTCATCCTGTTTGCCAACTTCCTAGGCCTGATCCCCAAAAGCTTTTCGCCGACCTCGCATATCGCAGTGACCGCGGTGCTGGCGGTGCTGGTCTTTGTCGGCGTCACCGTGCTGGGTTTCGTCAAGAACGGCGCGCATTTCTTGGGACTGTTCTGGGTCAGCTCGGCGCCGCTGGCGCTGCGCCCGGTACTGGCTGTGATCGAGTTGATCTCGTATTTCGTGCGGCCGGTCAGCCACTCGATCCGACTTGCCGGCAACATCATGGCGGGTCACGCGGTGATCAAGGTTTTCGCCGCCTTTGCCGCCATCGCGACCATCGCGCCGATTTCGGTTGTGGCAATCACCGCGATGTATGGTCTTGAGGTGCTGGTGTGCCTTATCCAAGCCTACGTCTTTACCATCCTGACCTGCGTCTATCTGAAGGACGCGCTGCATCCGGCGCACTAA
- the nth gene encoding endonuclease III: MARSTSPRIPPALSYAAQVAIFSRLREANPRPVTELEYVNAFTLLVAVALSAQATDVGVNKATKGLFDKVTTPQQMLELGLDALTDKIKTIGLFRQKAKNVIALSRRLVEEYGGEVPQSRAALMTLPGVGRKTANVVLNSVFDFPAQAVDTHIFRVGNRTRIAPGRDVEEVERAIEDNVPVPFQQNAHHWLILHGRYICQARRPRCRICPIEDLCPYEEKTE, encoded by the coding sequence ATGGCACGCAGCACATCCCCTCGTATTCCGCCCGCCTTGTCCTATGCGGCCCAGGTCGCGATTTTTTCGCGCTTGCGCGAGGCCAATCCCCGGCCAGTGACCGAACTGGAATATGTAAACGCGTTCACCTTGCTGGTCGCAGTGGCGCTGTCGGCGCAGGCCACCGATGTCGGCGTGAACAAGGCGACAAAAGGCTTGTTCGATAAGGTCACGACACCGCAGCAGATGCTGGAGCTGGGCCTTGACGCGCTGACCGACAAGATCAAGACCATTGGTCTTTTCCGTCAGAAGGCCAAGAATGTGATCGCACTGTCGCGGCGGCTGGTCGAAGAATATGGCGGCGAGGTGCCGCAATCGCGCGCGGCGCTGATGACCCTGCCCGGTGTCGGACGCAAGACGGCCAACGTGGTGCTGAACAGCGTCTTTGATTTTCCTGCGCAGGCGGTGGATACGCATATTTTCCGCGTCGGCAATCGCACGCGCATTGCGCCGGGACGCGATGTGGAAGAGGTCGAGCGCGCCATCGAGGACAATGTCCCCGTCCCCTTTCAACAGAATGCGCATCACTGGCTGATCCTGCACGGCCGCTATATCTGCCAGGCGCGGCGGCCGCGCTGTCGGATCTGCCCCATCGAAGATCTGTGCCCCTATGAGGAGAAAACCGAATGA
- a CDS encoding ArsR/SmtB family transcription factor — protein MSTDQRSLDAIFSALADPTRRAILGMLLEDDMAVTDVAAPFQMSLAAISKHLAVLAAAGLIRQERRGRIIWCKLEPDRLRSASVWMQGFGQFEPVDLDDFERFLRESLPLIEGGDPES, from the coding sequence ATGTCCACAGACCAACGCAGCCTCGACGCCATTTTCTCTGCCCTCGCGGACCCGACGCGGCGGGCGATCCTTGGCATGCTGCTTGAGGATGACATGGCGGTGACCGATGTCGCGGCACCTTTCCAGATGAGCCTTGCAGCGATTTCCAAGCATCTCGCCGTGCTGGCCGCAGCCGGGCTGATCCGGCAGGAACGGCGCGGACGCATCATCTGGTGCAAGCTGGAGCCCGACAGGCTGCGCAGCGCCTCGGTCTGGATGCAGGGCTTCGGCCAGTTCGAACCGGTGGATCTGGACGATTTCGAACGCTTCCTGCGGGAATCGCTGCCCTTGATCGAGGGCGGCGACCCCGAGTCCTGA
- a CDS encoding F0F1 ATP synthase subunit B, with protein MKRLSVLFALMASPALAASGPFFSLRNTDFIVTLAFLLFIGILVYFRVPQVVGGLLDKRAEGIRNDLAEARRLREEAQEIYASYERRQREVKSQADDIVANAKREAITEAEKAKKVLQLSIERRLKAAEEQIASAEADAVRAVRDRAIQTAIAASAEILGKQASSVERSADIDKAIDEVAQRLN; from the coding sequence ATGAAACGTCTTAGCGTTCTCTTTGCCTTGATGGCGAGCCCGGCGTTGGCCGCCTCGGGTCCGTTCTTCTCGCTGCGCAATACCGACTTCATCGTCACGCTGGCCTTCCTGCTGTTCATCGGCATCTTGGTCTATTTCCGCGTACCGCAGGTCGTCGGCGGGCTGCTGGACAAGCGCGCGGAAGGTATCCGCAACGATCTGGCCGAGGCCCGTCGTCTGCGTGAGGAAGCGCAGGAGATCTATGCGAGCTACGAGCGGCGCCAGCGCGAAGTGAAAAGCCAGGCCGACGATATCGTAGCCAATGCCAAGCGCGAAGCGATCACCGAAGCCGAAAAGGCCAAGAAGGTGCTGCAACTGTCGATCGAGCGCCGGCTTAAAGCAGCCGAAGAGCAGATCGCCAGCGCCGAAGCCGACGCGGTTCGCGCTGTCCGTGACCGTGCCATTCAAACCGCGATTGCCGCATCGGCGGAGATTCTTGGCAAACAGGCAAGCTCGGTCGAGCGGAGTGCCGACATTGACAAAGCCATCGACGAAGTGGCTCAGCGGCTGAACTGA
- a CDS encoding AtpZ/AtpI family protein yields MAEEDHDAARARDAERLRALETRLGEKAGEKPPSRGEEHFSQANMAWRMVIELVAGLAIGFGIGYGLDYLTGLQPLFMVVFVLLGLAAGIKTMMRTAKEIGEAPGRPGDDKGE; encoded by the coding sequence ATGGCCGAGGAAGACCATGATGCCGCGCGGGCCCGGGATGCGGAGCGGTTGCGCGCGCTGGAAACCCGATTGGGTGAAAAGGCGGGTGAAAAACCGCCCTCGCGCGGGGAAGAACATTTCAGTCAGGCCAACATGGCCTGGCGCATGGTGATTGAGCTGGTGGCGGGATTGGCCATCGGTTTCGGGATCGGATACGGGCTGGACTATCTGACCGGTCTGCAGCCGCTCTTTATGGTGGTTTTCGTGCTGCTGGGTCTGGCGGCCGGGATCAAGACCATGATGCGGACTGCGAAGGAAATAGGCGAAGCACCGGGGCGCCCCGGCGACGACAAGGGTGAATGA
- a CDS encoding adenosine kinase, whose amino-acid sequence MTTPYVIGIGNAVMDVIAPASDASLDRLGIEKGIMQLIDRERSEYLMAAQSADPEASRARLVPGGSVANTLAGLGMLGLRTAFIGRVAGDPLGLSYAEQTEQQGTVFVNPPVAGEVLPTSRSIIFVTPDGERSMNTYLGISAELDAEDVNPAVFSGAEWLFLEGYLFDKDAGKAAFLKAAEACHKAGGQAGIALSDPFCVDRHRADFRRLVAGPMDYVIGNIHEWQSLYQVEDLEEALRLASADCGTVICTCSGEDAILIRGGERVTAPVHRVVPVDATGAGDQFAAGLIYGLAIGADLAVAGRMGCIAAAEVIGHVGARPESDLRAAFRAEGLT is encoded by the coding sequence ATGACCACCCCTTATGTTATCGGGATCGGCAACGCTGTCATGGATGTGATTGCGCCGGCCTCGGATGCCAGCCTTGACCGGCTGGGCATCGAAAAGGGGATCATGCAATTGATCGACCGCGAACGGTCGGAATATCTGATGGCGGCGCAATCAGCAGATCCCGAGGCGTCGCGCGCGCGGTTGGTCCCGGGGGGCTCGGTCGCCAACACCTTGGCGGGGCTGGGAATGCTGGGGCTGCGCACCGCGTTTATCGGTCGGGTTGCGGGCGATCCGCTGGGGCTGTCCTATGCCGAACAGACCGAGCAGCAGGGGACCGTTTTCGTCAACCCGCCGGTTGCGGGCGAGGTGCTGCCGACCTCGCGCTCGATCATTTTCGTCACGCCTGACGGTGAGCGGTCGATGAACACTTATCTGGGGATTTCGGCCGAACTGGACGCCGAGGATGTGAATCCGGCGGTTTTCAGCGGGGCGGAATGGCTTTTTCTTGAAGGCTATCTCTTTGACAAGGATGCCGGCAAGGCGGCGTTCCTGAAGGCTGCGGAGGCCTGTCACAAGGCAGGTGGGCAGGCCGGGATCGCGCTGTCCGATCCGTTCTGCGTCGATAGGCACCGTGCGGATTTCCGCCGCCTTGTCGCGGGACCGATGGATTACGTCATCGGCAATATCCACGAATGGCAGTCGCTTTATCAGGTCGAAGATCTGGAGGAAGCGCTGCGGCTGGCCAGCGCCGATTGCGGTACGGTAATCTGCACCTGTTCGGGCGAGGATGCGATCCTGATCCGCGGCGGCGAACGGGTGACGGCGCCGGTGCATCGCGTCGTGCCCGTAGATGCGACCGGGGCTGGCGATCAGTTTGCAGCCGGTTTGATCTATGGGCTGGCTATCGGCGCGGATCTGGCGGTGGCAGGGCGCATGGGCTGCATCGCGGCGGCCGAAGTCATCGGCCATGTCGGAGCCCGGCCCGAAAGTGATCTGCGTGCGGCCTTTCGCGCAGAAGGGCTGACCTGA
- a CDS encoding F0F1 ATP synthase subunit B' — MFSLLQQTAPVVVEESETVIITESADAAGHGADAAHAVAGAADAAHGAAGHAASAPGMPQLDFTTFGNQIFWLLVILAVIYWVLSRIALPRIGGVISDRQGAITGDLMAAEEFKQKAKEAEAAYDKALLDARAEAQKIVAANKAEIQKELDAAIAHADAEIAARSAESEKRIGEVRASAIEDARSVAREVTAALVENFGGKVDQSLVDTVVDQRLKGALQ, encoded by the coding sequence ATGTTCAGCCTGTTGCAACAGACCGCGCCTGTCGTGGTCGAAGAATCTGAAACGGTGATCATCACCGAATCCGCCGATGCGGCGGGTCATGGTGCCGATGCGGCCCATGCCGTGGCCGGTGCAGCGGATGCAGCTCATGGCGCGGCTGGTCACGCCGCAAGCGCCCCTGGCATGCCGCAACTGGATTTCACAACCTTCGGCAACCAGATCTTCTGGCTGCTGGTCATCTTGGCGGTGATCTACTGGGTGTTGTCGCGGATCGCGCTGCCGCGGATCGGTGGTGTCATCTCGGATCGTCAGGGTGCTATTACCGGCGATCTCATGGCCGCCGAGGAGTTCAAGCAGAAAGCCAAGGAGGCCGAGGCCGCCTATGACAAGGCGCTGCTTGATGCCCGTGCCGAAGCACAGAAGATCGTGGCAGCGAACAAGGCCGAGATCCAGAAGGAACTTGATGCCGCCATCGCTCATGCCGATGCGGAGATTGCGGCCCGTTCCGCGGAATCCGAGAAGCGCATCGGCGAGGTTCGCGCCTCGGCCATCGAGGATGCGCGCAGCGTCGCCCGCGAGGTGACTGCGGCTCTGGTGGAGAATTTCGGCGGCAAGGTCGATCAGTCTCTGGTCGATACGGTGGTCGATCAGCGACTGAAGGGGGCGCTGCAATGA
- a CDS encoding 3-hydroxyacyl-CoA dehydrogenase NAD-binding domain-containing protein, with protein MTDFTMQKGADGVAIITWDVPAKSMNVLSLDGAAVLDGFIDEALADEAVKGIVITSGKKDFAAGMDLNVIAGMKEGGATSVFDGVMTLHHLLRKIELAGMDPKTKKGGKPIASALPGTALGIGLELPLATHRIFAADNPKAKIGLPEIMVGIFPGAGGTTRLVRKLGAMGAAPFLLEGKLNDPAKAKSAGLIDEVVPDPVASAREWVLKAADADLVKPWDAKGYKMPGGEPYHPAGFMTFVGASAMVHGKTLGVYPAAKALLSAVYEGAMVPFDAALRIEARWFTNVLMNPSSTAMIRSLFINKEALEKGANRPEAPDQTVRKVGILGAGMMGAGIAYVSAMAGIEVVLIDSTQEAADRGKSYSTGLLDKAISRRKSTEEKKAGVLARITPTTDYAALQGCDLIVEAVFEDPAIKAEVTKKAEAVIPQDAIFATNTSTLPISELAKASGRSDQFIGIHFFSPVDKMLLVEIIKGQATGPRAVAKALDFVRQIRKTPIVVNDARFFYANRCIIPYINEGIRMVAEGVSPTLIENAAKLMGMPLGPLQLVDETSIDLGVKIAKATRAAMGDSYPDGAVDEVIFKLADQGRLGRKVKAGFFDYDDAGRRQGFWSGLSTEWPEADTQPELTEIQHRLMFAQSLEAVRALEEGVLEDIREGDVGAILGWGFAPWSGGPFGWLDMLGAARASAIAEDLAAKFGPRFAAPQLLRDMAAKGDSFYGRFGTGKQAA; from the coding sequence ATGACCGATTTCACCATGCAAAAAGGCGCCGACGGCGTCGCTATCATCACCTGGGACGTGCCCGCCAAATCCATGAACGTGCTGTCTCTGGACGGTGCGGCAGTGCTCGACGGGTTCATCGACGAGGCGCTGGCTGACGAGGCCGTCAAGGGCATCGTCATCACCAGCGGCAAAAAGGACTTTGCCGCCGGCATGGACCTGAACGTCATCGCCGGCATGAAAGAGGGCGGTGCAACGTCGGTCTTCGACGGCGTGATGACCCTGCATCATCTGCTGCGCAAGATCGAGCTGGCGGGGATGGACCCCAAGACCAAGAAGGGCGGCAAGCCCATCGCGAGCGCCCTGCCCGGCACCGCGCTGGGGATCGGGCTGGAACTGCCGCTTGCCACGCATCGCATCTTTGCCGCCGATAACCCCAAGGCCAAGATCGGCCTGCCCGAGATCATGGTCGGCATCTTTCCCGGCGCCGGCGGCACCACGCGCCTTGTCCGCAAGCTGGGCGCCATGGGCGCAGCCCCGTTCCTGCTGGAAGGCAAGCTCAACGATCCCGCCAAGGCCAAATCCGCCGGGCTGATCGACGAGGTTGTGCCCGATCCGGTGGCAAGCGCCCGCGAATGGGTGCTCAAGGCCGCCGATGCCGATCTGGTCAAGCCATGGGACGCCAAGGGCTACAAGATGCCGGGGGGTGAACCCTATCACCCCGCGGGCTTCATGACCTTCGTCGGGGCCAGCGCCATGGTGCATGGCAAGACGCTGGGGGTCTATCCCGCCGCCAAGGCGCTGCTGAGCGCGGTCTATGAAGGCGCCATGGTGCCCTTCGACGCGGCGCTCCGGATCGAGGCGCGCTGGTTCACCAACGTGCTGATGAACCCCAGTTCGACCGCGATGATCCGTTCTCTCTTCATCAACAAGGAAGCTCTGGAAAAAGGTGCGAACCGTCCCGAAGCACCCGACCAGACCGTGCGCAAGGTCGGTATTCTGGGCGCAGGCATGATGGGTGCAGGCATCGCCTATGTCAGCGCTATGGCCGGGATCGAGGTGGTGCTAATCGATTCGACGCAAGAGGCGGCGGATCGCGGCAAATCCTATTCCACCGGCCTTCTGGACAAGGCGATCAGCCGCCGCAAATCCACCGAGGAAAAAAAGGCCGGGGTACTGGCCCGCATCACGCCCACCACGGATTACGCCGCGCTGCAAGGCTGCGACCTGATCGTGGAAGCGGTGTTCGAGGACCCTGCCATCAAGGCCGAGGTCACGAAAAAGGCCGAGGCGGTGATCCCGCAGGATGCGATCTTCGCCACCAACACCTCGACCCTGCCGATCAGCGAACTGGCCAAGGCCAGCGGGCGATCCGATCAGTTCATCGGCATCCATTTCTTCAGCCCAGTGGACAAGATGCTGCTGGTCGAGATCATCAAGGGTCAGGCGACTGGACCGCGCGCGGTGGCCAAGGCGCTGGATTTCGTCCGCCAGATCCGCAAGACCCCCATCGTGGTCAATGACGCACGCTTCTTCTACGCCAACCGCTGCATCATCCCCTATATCAACGAGGGTATCCGCATGGTGGCCGAAGGCGTCAGCCCGACGCTGATCGAAAACGCCGCCAAGCTGATGGGCATGCCGCTCGGTCCCCTGCAACTGGTGGACGAAACCTCGATCGACCTGGGCGTCAAGATCGCCAAGGCGACCAGGGCGGCCATGGGCGACAGCTACCCGGACGGCGCAGTGGACGAGGTGATCTTCAAGCTGGCCGACCAAGGCCGCCTGGGCCGCAAGGTCAAGGCAGGGTTCTTCGACTATGACGATGCCGGCAGGCGCCAGGGTTTCTGGTCCGGTCTCTCCACCGAATGGCCCGAGGCCGATACCCAACCCGAGCTGACCGAGATCCAGCACCGGCTGATGTTTGCGCAGTCACTGGAAGCCGTTCGCGCGCTTGAAGAGGGCGTGCTGGAAGACATCCGCGAAGGCGATGTCGGCGCCATCCTTGGCTGGGGCTTTGCGCCTTGGTCGGGCGGCCCCTTCGGCTGGCTCGACATGCTGGGTGCCGCCCGCGCGTCTGCCATTGCCGAAGATCTTGCGGCAAAATTCGGCCCCCGCTTTGCCGCGCCGCAACTGCTCAGGGATATGGCGGCAAAAGGTGACAGCTTCTACGGCCGGTTTGGCACCGGCAAGCAGGCCGCCTGA
- a CDS encoding methylated-DNA--[protein]-cysteine S-methyltransferase, translating into MTPTLFDFAPPEPRLRVLIATQPSDDLGAILCRGRFPTPFGTVIALGAGGALWGLGFAGSMSNEEVEADLTARWPRARVVEAPEALAPTIHALLAGQGEIAVRLTGTEFQLQVWRALTEVLPGQVISYAMLAARIGRPNALRAVGTAVGQNPVSWAIPCHRVTRSDGSIGGYHWGAAIKAALLTREGASIAPRAIPAL; encoded by the coding sequence ATGACGCCCACGCTTTTCGACTTTGCCCCGCCCGAACCCCGGCTGCGGGTCCTGATCGCCACGCAGCCTTCGGATGATCTTGGCGCGATACTTTGTCGCGGTCGCTTTCCCACGCCCTTCGGGACGGTGATAGCTTTGGGCGCCGGCGGCGCGCTCTGGGGACTGGGCTTTGCCGGCTCGATGTCCAACGAAGAGGTCGAAGCCGATCTGACCGCCCGCTGGCCCCGAGCCCGCGTGGTGGAGGCACCCGAGGCACTGGCCCCGACCATTCACGCGCTGCTGGCCGGACAAGGCGAAATTGCCGTGCGCCTGACAGGAACCGAATTCCAGTTGCAGGTCTGGCGGGCATTGACCGAGGTGCTGCCGGGGCAGGTCATCAGCTATGCCATGCTTGCCGCACGGATCGGCCGGCCGAATGCCCTGCGTGCGGTGGGCACGGCAGTGGGGCAAAATCCGGTTTCCTGGGCAATCCCCTGTCATCGCGTCACCCGTTCCGACGGCAGCATCGGCGGCTATCATTGGGGCGCGGCGATCAAAGCGGCGCTGTTGACGCGCGAGGGGGCCTCAATCGCTCCCCGTGCCATTCCTGCTTTGTGA
- a CDS encoding bifunctional metallophosphatase/5'-nucleotidase: MKRWLMVSAAVVVLSSGAAQADYTLHVLHINDFHSRVEPINAFDSTCDAETEAKNECFGGVARLATKIRELRDGLKAEGQNVIVLDAGDQYQGSLFYTTYKGKDTVEFMNAIGFDAMAVGNHEFDDGPHGLQLLVEGVKFPVVSGNLDLSQSPELKDKVGGALTLEVGGEQVGIVSALAMDTPETASPGDKVIFHDDMDSLKADVQELTESGVNKIIALTHTGYKRDQEFAAEISGIDAVIGGHSHTLLGDMEGAAGPYPTMVKGADGGEVPVATAYSYGKYLGHLELTWDDDGKLIKAEGQPILLDASVVPDEKLAARVKEMAAPIEQLKQKRVAEIAVPIDGSRESCRAKECEMGNLVADAMLARVKDQGISIAIQNGGGLRTSIPAGVVTMGDVLSVLPFQNTLSTFQLKGADVVAALENGASQIEEGAGRFAQVAGLKYTLDSSAPVGSRIGDVQVRDGSDWLPIDLEAVYGVVSQNYMRAGGDGYRVFADNAMAAYDFGPDLADVLADYLAKQGPDFAPKLDGRITVK; this comes from the coding sequence ATGAAACGCTGGCTCATGGTTTCGGCGGCGGTCGTCGTGCTGTCTTCAGGCGCGGCGCAAGCAGATTACACGCTGCACGTGCTGCATATCAACGATTTCCATAGCCGGGTCGAACCGATCAACGCCTTTGACAGCACCTGTGATGCCGAAACTGAGGCGAAAAACGAATGTTTCGGCGGCGTGGCCCGTCTGGCGACCAAGATCCGCGAGCTGCGCGACGGGCTGAAGGCCGAAGGGCAGAACGTGATCGTGCTGGACGCGGGCGACCAGTATCAGGGCAGTCTGTTTTACACGACCTACAAGGGCAAGGACACGGTCGAGTTCATGAACGCCATCGGTTTCGATGCCATGGCGGTTGGTAACCACGAATTCGACGACGGGCCGCACGGGCTGCAGCTTCTGGTGGAAGGGGTGAAATTTCCCGTGGTCTCGGGCAATCTGGACCTGTCGCAATCGCCCGAGTTGAAGGACAAGGTCGGTGGGGCGCTGACGCTGGAGGTCGGCGGTGAACAGGTGGGGATCGTCTCGGCATTGGCGATGGATACCCCCGAGACCGCCTCGCCCGGTGACAAGGTCATCTTCCACGATGACATGGACAGTCTGAAGGCCGACGTGCAGGAGTTAACCGAGTCTGGCGTCAACAAGATCATCGCGCTGACCCATACCGGTTACAAGCGCGACCAGGAGTTCGCGGCGGAAATCTCCGGTATCGACGCGGTTATCGGCGGGCACAGCCATACGCTGCTGGGCGATATGGAGGGTGCGGCAGGACCTTATCCGACCATGGTCAAGGGTGCGGACGGCGGCGAAGTCCCGGTGGCGACCGCCTATTCCTATGGCAAATACCTGGGCCACCTGGAGCTGACTTGGGACGACGACGGCAAGCTGATCAAGGCAGAAGGGCAGCCGATACTGTTGGATGCATCGGTTGTGCCGGACGAAAAGCTGGCCGCGCGGGTCAAAGAGATGGCCGCCCCCATCGAACAGTTGAAGCAAAAGCGCGTGGCCGAGATTGCAGTGCCGATCGACGGCAGCCGGGAATCGTGCCGGGCCAAGGAATGCGAGATGGGCAATCTGGTGGCCGACGCCATGCTGGCGCGCGTGAAGGATCAGGGCATCTCGATCGCGATCCAGAATGGTGGCGGTCTGCGCACCTCGATCCCAGCGGGGGTGGTGACCATGGGTGACGTGCTCTCGGTGCTACCTTTTCAGAACACGCTGTCCACGTTCCAACTGAAGGGTGCGGATGTGGTTGCGGCATTGGAAAATGGCGCAAGCCAGATCGAGGAGGGCGCCGGGCGCTTTGCTCAGGTCGCGGGATTGAAATACACGCTGGACAGCTCGGCCCCGGTTGGCAGCAGGATCGGCGATGTGCAGGTGCGCGACGGTTCGGACTGGTTGCCGATCGACCTCGAGGCGGTCTATGGCGTCGTGTCGCAGAACTATATGCGTGCGGGCGGGGACGGCTATCGGGTCTTTGCCGATAACGCGATGGCCGCCTATGATTTCGGGCCTGATCTGGCGGATGTGTTGGCCGATTATCTGGCCAAACAGGGGCCGGATTTTGCGCCCAAGCTGGACGGTCGTATTACCGTGAAGTGA